The following are from one region of the Capsicum annuum cultivar UCD-10X-F1 chromosome 1, UCD10Xv1.1, whole genome shotgun sequence genome:
- the LOC124897303 gene encoding uncharacterized protein LOC124897303 — protein MASISFLGAGPSMFTRENYHIWEIKMNAYLKALSLWEAVESENYSSPLGPNPTVTQMKNYEDAKSKKPKTLACLHSTFLDVIFTRIMVCETPKEVWEKIKEEFDESDRVRTVKLLTLKREFEMLRMKEGDTVKEYSAELLKIVSKIRLFGETFPYSKVVEKMMISLPARFESKILAIDLKTLSIAELIRKLQAQE, from the coding sequence atggcATCCATCAGCTTTTTGGGTGCAGGCCCTTCTATGTTTACTAGAGAAAATTATCATATATGGGAAATAAAGATGAATGCTTATCTCAAAGCTCTTAGTCTATGGGAAGCAGTTGAAAGTGAAAATTATTCCTCTCCACTTGGTCCAAATCCAACTGTCACACAAATGAAGAATTATGAAGATGCTAAGTCTAAGAAACCAAAGACTCTCGCTTGTCTTCATTCAACATTTTTAGATGTGATTTTTACAAGAATAATGGTTTGTGAAACACCTAAAGAAGTATGGGAGAAGATAAAAGAGGAGTTCGATGAAAGTGATAGAGTGAGAACTGTCAAGCTCTTAACTCTCAAAAGAGAATTTGAGATGTTAAGAATGAAAGAAGGAGATACTGTGAAAGAGTACTCTGCCGAACTTCTAAAAATTGTAAGCAAGATAAGATTATTTGGTGAAACTTTTCCATATTCAAAagtggtggagaagatgatgataagcTTACCGGCAAGGTTTGAGTCTAAGATTCTAGCAATAGATTTGAAGACTTTATCCATCGCAGAACTGATTCGCAAGTTGCAAGCCCAAGAATAA